One genomic window of Cupriavidus oxalaticus includes the following:
- a CDS encoding Mpo1-like protein: MREEPLLRWQWRGYGRNHQHPRNLLLHIVAVPMFMAGTVLGAYGILRLSLPAVALGLVCMGMSLALQGRGHRLEANAPEPFAGPADIAGRIFAEQWITFPRYVLSGQWWRALTGECGTRVTSGDCAETSQR; this comes from the coding sequence ATGCGCGAAGAACCGCTGCTGCGCTGGCAGTGGCGCGGCTATGGCCGCAACCACCAGCATCCCCGCAACCTGCTGCTGCATATCGTGGCCGTGCCGATGTTCATGGCGGGCACGGTGCTGGGCGCCTATGGCATCCTGCGGCTGAGCCTGCCCGCGGTGGCGCTGGGGCTGGTGTGCATGGGCATGTCGCTGGCGCTGCAAGGGCGCGGGCACCGGCTCGAGGCCAACGCGCCGGAGCCGTTTGCCGGACCGGCGGACATCGCCGGACGCATCTTCGCCGAGCAATGGATCACCTTCCCGCGCTATGTGCTGTCAGGGCAGTGGTGGCGTGCGCTGACCGGTGAGTGTGGCACGCGCGTCACCTCGGGGGATTGCGCCGAGACGAGCCAACGCTAA
- the cysT gene encoding sulfate ABC transporter permease subunit CysT: MPPSLSLADAPTPGAPDAPASRAPRRPAKQRFTVLPGFGLSLGFTLFYLTLIVLIPLSATFLKTFTMTWDAFWTSITAPRVVASLQLSFGASLVAAIVNTVFGLIVAWVLVRYRFFGKRLIDALVDLPFALPTAVAGIALTALFAGNGWIGRYLEPLGIKVAFTPLGVVVALTFIGLPFVVRTVQPVLEDVEQELEEAAASLGANRLQTFRRVILPAILPALLTGFALSFARATGEYGSVVFISGNMPMVSEIAPLMIYSKLEQYDYAGATAVAVVMLVISFGLLLLINLLQAWTRRHQSGARAALAPEAPATGKEF; encoded by the coding sequence ATGCCACCATCCCTATCCCTGGCGGATGCCCCCACGCCGGGCGCCCCCGATGCGCCGGCATCGCGTGCGCCCCGCCGCCCCGCCAAGCAGCGCTTCACGGTGCTTCCCGGCTTTGGCCTGTCGCTGGGCTTCACGCTGTTCTACCTGACGCTGATCGTCCTGATTCCGCTGTCGGCCACGTTCCTGAAGACGTTCACGATGACGTGGGACGCGTTCTGGACGTCGATCACGGCGCCGCGCGTGGTGGCATCGCTGCAGCTGAGCTTCGGCGCATCGCTGGTGGCGGCCATTGTCAATACGGTGTTCGGGCTGATTGTCGCCTGGGTGCTGGTGCGCTACCGCTTTTTCGGCAAGCGCCTGATCGATGCGCTGGTCGACCTGCCGTTTGCGCTGCCGACCGCGGTGGCCGGCATCGCGCTGACCGCGCTGTTTGCCGGCAACGGCTGGATCGGCCGCTACCTCGAGCCGCTCGGGATCAAGGTCGCGTTCACGCCGCTGGGCGTGGTGGTGGCGCTGACGTTTATCGGCCTGCCGTTCGTGGTGCGCACGGTGCAGCCGGTGCTGGAAGACGTGGAGCAGGAACTGGAAGAGGCCGCCGCCAGCCTGGGCGCCAACCGGCTGCAGACCTTCCGGCGCGTGATCCTGCCGGCGATCCTGCCGGCGCTGCTGACCGGCTTCGCGCTGTCCTTCGCGCGCGCCACCGGCGAGTACGGCTCGGTGGTCTTTATCTCCGGCAACATGCCGATGGTGTCCGAGATCGCGCCGCTGATGATTTATTCCAAGCTGGAGCAATACGACTACGCCGGCGCCACCGCGGTGGCCGTGGTGATGCTGGTGATCTCGTTCGGACTGCTGCTGCTGATCAACCTGCTGCAGGCCTGGACGCGCCGCCACCAGTCGGGTGCGCGCGCTGCGCTGGCACCGGAAGCGCCCGCGACGGGCAAGGAGTTCTGA
- the ssuC gene encoding aliphatic sulfonate ABC transporter permease SsuC: MSAPHLPPPRRHPAALARAVAPWIVPMLLIVVWQAASQNGGLSNRVLPAPLAVLHAAWDLARSGELWKHVGVSTWRALAGFAIGGGLGLLLGLLTGTFRSAATLLDSTLQMVRNIPPLALIPLVILWFGIDESAKLFLVSLGVFFPVYLNTYHGIRSVDTGLVEMARSYGLSGWQLYREVILPGALPGILVGVRFSLGLMWVILIVAETISAQSGIGYMTMNAREFLQTDVVLVGILLYALLGKLADLLSRGLERYWLRWHPGYAAA, from the coding sequence ATGAGCGCTCCGCATCTTCCGCCGCCGCGCCGGCATCCCGCCGCGCTGGCGCGCGCCGTGGCACCGTGGATCGTGCCGATGCTGCTGATCGTGGTGTGGCAGGCGGCCTCGCAGAACGGCGGGCTGTCGAACCGCGTGCTGCCGGCCCCGCTGGCCGTGCTGCACGCTGCCTGGGACCTGGCCCGTTCGGGCGAGTTGTGGAAACACGTAGGTGTCAGCACCTGGCGCGCGCTGGCCGGGTTTGCCATCGGCGGCGGGCTTGGCCTGCTGCTCGGTCTGCTGACGGGCACGTTCCGCAGCGCGGCCACGCTGCTCGACAGCACGCTGCAGATGGTGCGCAACATCCCGCCGCTGGCGCTGATCCCGCTGGTGATCCTGTGGTTCGGCATCGACGAATCCGCCAAGCTGTTCCTGGTGTCGCTGGGCGTGTTCTTCCCGGTGTATCTGAACACCTACCACGGCATCCGCTCGGTCGACACCGGGCTGGTGGAGATGGCGCGCAGCTACGGGCTGTCGGGCTGGCAGCTGTACCGTGAAGTGATCCTCCCAGGCGCGTTGCCCGGGATCCTGGTGGGCGTGCGTTTTTCGCTCGGGCTGATGTGGGTGATCCTGATCGTCGCGGAAACCATCTCCGCGCAGTCCGGCATCGGCTACATGACCATGAACGCGCGCGAGTTCCTGCAGACCGACGTGGTGCTGGTGGGCATCCTGCTATACGCGCTGCTGGGCAAGCTGGCCGACCTGCTGTCGCGCGGGCTGGAGCGCTACTGGCTGCGCTGGCACCCGGGCTACGCAGCCGCCTGA
- a CDS encoding sulfate/molybdate ABC transporter ATP-binding protein, whose protein sequence is MSIQVKNVEKRFGDFVALDNVSLDFDEGELTALLGPSGCGKTTLLRIIAGLERADAGQIVLSGRDASGQHVRQRQVGFVFQHYALFKHMSVFENVAFGLRVKPRAERPSEAQIREKVHSLLDLVQLDWLADRYPSQLSGGQRQRIALARALAVEPRVLLLDEPFGALDAKVRKELRRWLRRLHDELHVTSVFVTHDQEEALEVADQVVLMNRGHVEQYGSPEAVYNHPATPFVFGFLGNVNLFHGRLEVGESGGLLHTGEAVLPVVGSGHETAGDAVAYVRPHDLDLERYSPGADGIAVTLRRALTLGPVAQLELEREDNQDVIEVALPLERFRRAGFREGELLAVRPRQLRVFTQANGTAPIKKQEAAR, encoded by the coding sequence ATGAGCATCCAGGTCAAGAACGTAGAGAAGCGCTTTGGCGATTTCGTCGCGCTGGACAATGTCTCGCTCGATTTCGACGAAGGCGAGCTGACCGCGCTGCTGGGGCCGTCCGGTTGCGGCAAGACCACCCTGCTTCGCATCATCGCCGGCCTGGAGCGCGCCGACGCGGGCCAGATCGTGCTTTCCGGGCGGGACGCCTCGGGCCAGCATGTGCGCCAGCGCCAGGTGGGCTTCGTATTCCAGCACTACGCGCTGTTCAAGCACATGAGCGTGTTCGAGAACGTGGCCTTCGGCCTGCGCGTGAAGCCGCGCGCCGAACGCCCCAGCGAAGCGCAGATCCGCGAGAAGGTGCATTCGCTGCTCGACCTGGTGCAGCTCGACTGGCTGGCCGACCGCTACCCGTCGCAGCTGTCGGGTGGCCAGCGCCAGCGCATCGCGCTGGCGCGCGCGCTGGCGGTGGAGCCGCGCGTGCTGCTGCTCGACGAACCGTTCGGTGCGCTCGACGCCAAGGTGCGCAAGGAGCTGCGCCGCTGGCTGCGCCGCCTGCACGATGAACTGCATGTGACCAGCGTGTTCGTCACGCACGACCAGGAAGAAGCGCTGGAAGTGGCCGACCAGGTGGTGCTGATGAACCGCGGCCACGTCGAGCAGTATGGCTCGCCCGAGGCGGTCTACAACCATCCGGCCACGCCGTTCGTGTTCGGCTTCCTCGGCAATGTGAACCTGTTCCACGGCCGGCTGGAAGTGGGCGAGAGCGGCGGCCTGCTGCATACCGGCGAAGCGGTGCTGCCGGTGGTCGGCAGCGGGCACGAGACCGCAGGCGATGCGGTGGCGTATGTGCGTCCGCACGACCTGGACCTGGAGCGCTATTCGCCCGGCGCCGACGGCATTGCCGTGACGCTGCGCCGCGCGCTGACGCTCGGCCCGGTGGCCCAGCTCGAACTCGAGCGTGAAGACAACCAGGACGTGATCGAGGTGGCGCTGCCGCTCGAGCGCTTCCGCCGCGCGGGCTTCCGCGAGGGCGAGCTGCTCGCCGTGCGGCCGCGCCAGCTGCGCGTCTTTACGCAGGCCAACGGCACTGCCCCCATCAAAAAACAAGAGGCCGCACGATGA
- a CDS encoding EAL domain-containing protein codes for MPGVHEPASAANPLQRYLESLPRQPLADRQLWRDARGQVQGQFFNCSLTSAFEPLVTLAEREVVAHEGSIHTYADDGVGLAAWKLFAMAADDTTLVSLDRLSRLLHAINYFAADGAHKLVLNVHNRLLAAVADDHGAAFRRALQSLGLPLERFVIQVPASANDDLPLLLHVVGNYRRNGFAVSLQASDPAEAGALMAHALPDWLKLDMRRTWTDRQLSGLRASAANAGVTLIGRRLQDAESVERLQAAGIDLGQGAFAGALVSTAGLRAQGAGAASAAAHQLSKEPV; via the coding sequence ATGCCAGGCGTGCATGAACCCGCCAGCGCAGCCAATCCGCTGCAACGCTATCTGGAATCGCTGCCGCGCCAGCCGCTGGCCGACCGGCAACTGTGGCGCGACGCGCGCGGGCAGGTGCAGGGACAGTTCTTCAATTGCTCGCTGACCAGCGCCTTCGAGCCGCTGGTGACCCTGGCCGAGCGCGAGGTGGTCGCGCACGAAGGCTCGATCCATACCTACGCCGACGATGGCGTGGGCCTGGCCGCGTGGAAGTTGTTCGCAATGGCTGCCGACGACACCACGCTGGTGTCGCTGGACCGCCTGTCGCGGCTGCTGCACGCGATCAACTACTTTGCCGCCGACGGCGCGCACAAGCTGGTGCTGAACGTGCACAACCGGCTGCTCGCGGCGGTTGCCGACGACCATGGCGCCGCGTTCCGGCGCGCGTTGCAGTCGCTGGGGTTGCCGCTGGAGCGCTTCGTGATCCAGGTGCCGGCCAGCGCCAACGACGACCTGCCGCTGCTGCTGCACGTGGTCGGCAACTATCGCCGCAACGGCTTCGCGGTCAGCCTGCAGGCGTCGGACCCGGCCGAGGCGGGCGCGCTGATGGCGCATGCGTTGCCGGACTGGCTCAAGCTCGATATGCGCCGCACCTGGACCGATCGCCAGCTGTCGGGGCTGCGCGCCAGCGCCGCCAATGCCGGCGTCACGCTGATCGGGCGGCGGCTACAGGACGCCGAAAGCGTGGAGCGGCTGCAGGCCGCGGGCATCGACCTGGGGCAGGGCGCTTTCGCCGGCGCGCTGGTCAGCACGGCCGGACTGCGGGCGCAGGGCGCAGGAGCGGCATCGGCAGCGGCACACCAACTTAGCAAGGAGCCGGTATGA
- the ssuD gene encoding FMNH2-dependent alkanesulfonate monooxygenase has translation MHVFWFIPTHGDSRYLGTSEGAREVSFDYMKQVAVAADTLGYEGVLIPTGRSCEDPWVAASALSAVTQRLKFLVAVRPGLMAPTLAARMAATFDRLSNGRLLINLVTGGDTAELEGDGLFLDHSERYEASAEFLRIWRDVLAASHDSGQIDYQGKHLSVKGARVLYPPLQRPHPPVYFGGSSAPAHALAGEQVDTYLTWGEPPADVAQKLEDVRRHAAKHGRTVRFGIRLHVIVRETDAAAWAAADDLISRLDDETVARAQAVFARMDSEGQRRMAALHAGGASRTREALEISPNLWAGVGLVRGGAGTALVGDPHTVAERMREYAELGIDTFVLSGYPHLEEAYRFAELVFPLLPRSVREKLPGKVLSGPFGEVMATGIVPRAAQS, from the coding sequence ATGCACGTATTCTGGTTTATCCCCACCCACGGCGACAGCCGCTACCTCGGCACCTCCGAAGGCGCGCGCGAAGTCAGCTTCGACTACATGAAGCAGGTCGCCGTGGCCGCCGATACGCTCGGCTACGAAGGGGTGCTGATTCCCACCGGGCGTTCCTGCGAAGACCCGTGGGTGGCAGCATCGGCGCTGTCGGCCGTGACGCAGCGCCTGAAATTCCTGGTCGCGGTGCGGCCGGGCCTGATGGCGCCGACGCTTGCCGCGCGCATGGCAGCGACGTTCGACCGGCTTTCCAACGGCCGGCTGCTGATCAATCTCGTCACCGGCGGTGACACCGCCGAGCTAGAAGGCGACGGCCTGTTCCTCGACCACAGCGAGCGCTACGAGGCCTCGGCCGAATTCCTGCGGATCTGGCGCGACGTACTGGCGGCCAGCCATGACAGTGGCCAGATCGACTACCAGGGCAAGCACCTGAGCGTGAAGGGCGCGCGCGTCCTCTATCCGCCGCTGCAGCGGCCGCATCCGCCGGTGTACTTCGGCGGTTCGTCGGCGCCGGCGCATGCGCTGGCGGGCGAGCAGGTCGATACCTACCTGACCTGGGGCGAACCGCCGGCCGACGTGGCGCAGAAGCTGGAAGACGTGCGCCGGCATGCGGCGAAGCATGGACGCACCGTCAGGTTCGGCATCCGCCTGCACGTGATCGTGCGCGAGACCGATGCCGCCGCGTGGGCCGCCGCCGATGACCTGATCAGCCGCCTCGACGACGAGACCGTGGCGCGCGCGCAGGCGGTGTTCGCCAGGATGGATTCGGAAGGGCAGCGCCGCATGGCCGCGCTGCATGCGGGAGGTGCGAGCCGCACGCGCGAGGCGCTGGAAATCAGCCCCAACCTGTGGGCCGGCGTCGGCCTGGTGCGCGGCGGCGCCGGCACCGCGCTGGTGGGCGATCCGCACACCGTCGCCGAGCGCATGCGCGAGTACGCGGAGCTGGGCATCGACACTTTCGTGCTGTCCGGCTACCCGCACCTGGAAGAGGCCTACCGCTTTGCCGAACTCGTGTTCCCGCTGCTGCCGCGTTCGGTGCGCGAGAAGTTGCCAGGCAAGGTGCTGTCGGGCCCGTTCGGCGAAGTCATGGCGACCGGCATCGTGCCGCGCGCCGCGCAGAGCTGA
- a CDS encoding CysB family HTH-type transcriptional regulator: MNFQQLRSIREAVRRQFNLTEVANALYTSQPGVSRQIRELEEELGVEIFERYGKRLTGLTEPGREIVRIVERLLLEAENLRQAGDEFAGRHTGRLTVATTHTQARYALPRVVQAFRREYPHVTLALQEASPTHIVELLLTGQADIGIATEALATEAGLTSFEAYSWQHVLVVSPDHPLTRLPEPTLEDVAGFQLITYDAGFTGRRKIDSAFAEAGLQPEIVLTALDADVIKTYAELELGVGIIASMAYDERKDSGLVRIKADHLFAPNTTSVAVRRGSYLRGYAHAFINMFAPHLSRDTVSSALSEQERQALAA; encoded by the coding sequence ATGAACTTCCAGCAACTCCGATCGATCCGCGAGGCGGTGCGCCGCCAGTTCAACCTGACCGAGGTCGCCAACGCGCTCTACACCTCGCAGCCCGGCGTGTCGCGCCAGATCCGCGAACTGGAAGAAGAGCTGGGCGTGGAGATCTTCGAGCGCTACGGCAAGCGCCTGACCGGGCTGACCGAGCCCGGCCGCGAGATCGTGCGCATCGTCGAGCGCCTGCTGCTTGAGGCCGAGAACCTGCGCCAGGCCGGCGACGAGTTCGCCGGCCGCCATACCGGGCGCCTGACCGTGGCCACCACCCACACGCAGGCCCGCTACGCGCTGCCGCGCGTGGTGCAGGCCTTCCGCCGCGAGTATCCGCACGTGACCCTCGCGCTGCAGGAAGCGTCGCCCACGCATATCGTTGAGCTGCTGCTGACGGGGCAGGCCGATATCGGCATCGCCACCGAAGCGCTGGCGACCGAAGCCGGGCTGACCTCGTTCGAGGCTTACAGCTGGCAGCACGTGCTGGTGGTTTCGCCCGACCATCCGCTGACGCGCCTGCCCGAGCCGACGCTCGAGGACGTGGCCGGTTTCCAGCTCATCACTTACGACGCCGGCTTTACCGGCCGCCGCAAGATCGACAGCGCCTTCGCCGAAGCCGGGCTGCAGCCGGAGATCGTGCTGACCGCGCTCGACGCCGACGTGATCAAGACCTATGCCGAGCTGGAGCTGGGCGTGGGCATCATCGCGTCGATGGCGTACGACGAGCGCAAGGATTCTGGCCTGGTGCGCATCAAGGCCGACCACCTGTTCGCGCCCAACACCACCAGCGTGGCCGTGCGCCGTGGTTCCTACCTGCGCGGCTATGCGCACGCCTTCATCAATATGTTCGCGCCGCACCTGTCGCGCGACACCGTCAGCAGCGCGCTGTCGGAGCAGGAGCGGCAGGCGCTGGCGGCCTGA
- a CDS encoding ATP-binding cassette domain-containing protein, whose protein sequence is MQMYPVEQAALAELEAGLARREAVRHEAAAPRRRHGGVALRLRQVVKRYDGREVLHDVALDVAPGEFVAIVGRSGCGKSTLLRLLAGLEGADGGSIAIDGDTQEQGKGSRKRGADVRVMFQDARLLPWKRVLDNVALGLPRARRGEAAEVLAQVGLAERAQAWPARLSGGQRQRVALARALVHHPQLLLLDEPLGALDALTRIEMQGLIEGLWRRLGFTALLVTHDVSEAVALADRIVLIEDGHIAMDERVALARPRERGAAGFAQLEAAVLQRVLRQAPAASSPLDAGTKRRAQRIDIGAHIDSPESSFAAAR, encoded by the coding sequence ATGCAGATGTATCCGGTGGAACAGGCCGCGCTGGCCGAACTTGAAGCGGGCCTCGCGCGCCGCGAGGCGGTCAGGCACGAGGCAGCGGCGCCGCGCCGCCGCCATGGTGGCGTCGCGCTACGCTTGCGCCAGGTAGTCAAGCGCTATGACGGTCGCGAGGTGCTGCACGATGTGGCGCTCGACGTGGCGCCGGGCGAGTTCGTCGCCATCGTCGGGCGCAGCGGCTGCGGCAAGAGCACGCTGCTGCGGCTGCTGGCGGGGCTGGAAGGCGCCGACGGCGGCAGCATCGCCATCGACGGTGACACGCAGGAGCAGGGCAAGGGCAGCCGCAAGCGCGGCGCCGACGTGCGCGTGATGTTCCAGGATGCGCGCCTGCTGCCGTGGAAGCGCGTGCTGGACAACGTGGCGCTGGGCCTGCCGCGCGCGCGGCGCGGCGAGGCGGCCGAGGTGCTGGCGCAGGTGGGCCTGGCCGAGCGCGCGCAGGCGTGGCCTGCACGGCTGTCCGGCGGGCAACGGCAGCGCGTGGCACTGGCGCGCGCGCTGGTGCATCACCCGCAGTTGCTGCTGCTCGATGAGCCGCTGGGCGCGCTGGATGCGCTGACGCGCATCGAAATGCAGGGATTGATCGAAGGTCTGTGGCGGCGGCTTGGCTTCACGGCGCTGCTGGTGACGCATGACGTCTCCGAGGCCGTGGCGCTGGCCGACCGCATCGTGCTGATCGAGGACGGCCACATCGCGATGGACGAGCGCGTGGCGCTGGCGCGGCCGCGCGAGCGCGGCGCCGCCGGCTTCGCGCAACTGGAAGCCGCGGTGCTGCAGCGGGTGCTGCGGCAAGCGCCAGCGGCCTCTTCGCCCCTCGATGCGGGCACGAAGCGCCGTGCGCAGCGCATCGACATCGGTGCGCACATCGACAGCCCGGAATCTTCATTCGCTGCCGCCCGCTGA
- the cysW gene encoding sulfate ABC transporter permease subunit CysW produces MAGAVSGRLGAQRQAKAHHAFDATGEAPWVRYTLITVAVLFLTLFLFVPLASVFYEALRKGVQTYFEALVEPDAVAAIQLTLTVAAIAVPLNVVFGVAAAWAIAKFEFRGKNLLITLIDLPFSVSPVISGLVYVLLFGAQGWFGPWLEAHDIKIMFAVPGIVLATIFVTFPFVARELIPLMQAQGSEEEEAAIVLGASGWQTFRHITLPNIRWGLLYGVILCNARAMGEFGAVSVVSGHIRGLTNTMPLHVEILYNEYNFAAAFAVASLLTLLALVTLGIKTLVEWRARKETEEAVIERPIGTAGTAGTPLQASV; encoded by the coding sequence ATGGCGGGCGCAGTTTCGGGACGCCTGGGCGCGCAGCGCCAGGCCAAGGCCCACCACGCATTCGATGCCACCGGCGAGGCGCCATGGGTGCGCTACACGCTGATCACGGTGGCGGTGCTGTTCCTCACGCTGTTCCTGTTCGTGCCGCTGGCTTCGGTGTTCTACGAAGCGCTGCGCAAGGGCGTGCAGACCTACTTTGAAGCGCTGGTCGAACCCGATGCCGTGGCCGCGATCCAGCTCACGCTGACGGTGGCGGCGATCGCGGTGCCGCTGAACGTGGTGTTCGGCGTGGCGGCGGCATGGGCCATCGCCAAGTTCGAGTTCCGCGGCAAGAACCTGCTGATCACGCTGATCGACCTGCCGTTCTCGGTGTCGCCGGTGATCTCCGGCCTGGTCTATGTGCTGCTGTTTGGCGCGCAGGGCTGGTTCGGCCCGTGGCTGGAAGCGCACGACATCAAGATCATGTTCGCGGTGCCCGGCATCGTGCTGGCGACGATCTTCGTGACCTTCCCCTTCGTGGCGCGCGAACTGATCCCGCTGATGCAGGCGCAGGGCAGCGAAGAGGAAGAGGCCGCGATCGTGCTGGGCGCCTCGGGCTGGCAGACCTTCCGCCATATCACGCTGCCCAATATCCGCTGGGGCCTGCTGTACGGCGTGATCCTTTGCAATGCGCGCGCGATGGGCGAGTTCGGCGCGGTATCGGTGGTGTCGGGCCATATCCGCGGGCTGACCAACACCATGCCGCTGCACGTAGAGATCCTCTACAACGAATACAACTTCGCGGCGGCCTTCGCGGTGGCCTCGCTGCTTACGCTGCTGGCGCTGGTCACCCTCGGCATCAAGACGCTGGTGGAATGGCGCGCGCGCAAAGAGACGGAAGAGGCCGTGATCGAGCGGCCGATTGGTACAGCTGGTACAGCAGGAACCCCCCTGCAGGCATCCGTGTAA
- a CDS encoding sensor histidine kinase — protein sequence MNRCISTVATAPPSRLTILGRDLLFVLCMNTVIAVSLNYGFQTGGTLWHNFVYSQLIGLSIWLLIDIPRVGIWWNDRPRRWPFLLLAAAAVPTGVVIGGWATRVALDLPPKSVAETGDMLRMCLVVGMLASASMIYFYWSREKLAYLERQAALDALQREEAEKQLVRAQLMALQAQIEPHFLFNSLANLDGLIATDPPAARQLLQRLIGFLRMSLAHTRAEQCTLRQEFELLRSYLDIQGMRFGQRLSYDIDLPRELAKVEIPPMLIQPLVENAVTHGIEPCMIGGHIRLSARAAGDDAVQVIIADTGVGFGQASGKGSGLGITHVRERLARIFGAAASMQMEENTPRGVVVRLTLPLVRPVEAPTLTQTVTLPESMPVSPAIQRT from the coding sequence ATGAACCGCTGCATCTCCACCGTCGCCACCGCGCCCCCGTCGCGGCTTACCATCCTCGGGCGCGACCTGCTGTTCGTGCTGTGCATGAACACGGTCATCGCCGTCAGCCTCAACTACGGCTTCCAGACCGGCGGCACGCTCTGGCACAACTTTGTCTACAGCCAGCTGATCGGCCTGTCGATCTGGCTGCTGATCGATATCCCCCGCGTCGGCATCTGGTGGAACGACCGGCCGCGGCGCTGGCCTTTCCTGCTGCTGGCCGCCGCCGCGGTGCCGACCGGCGTGGTGATCGGCGGCTGGGCCACGCGCGTGGCGCTGGACCTGCCGCCCAAGTCGGTGGCCGAAACCGGCGACATGCTGCGCATGTGTCTGGTGGTGGGCATGCTGGCATCGGCGTCGATGATCTATTTTTACTGGTCGCGCGAGAAGCTCGCCTACCTGGAGCGCCAGGCCGCGCTCGACGCGCTGCAGCGCGAGGAAGCCGAAAAGCAACTGGTGCGCGCGCAGCTGATGGCGCTGCAGGCGCAGATCGAGCCGCACTTCCTGTTCAACTCGCTGGCCAACCTCGACGGCCTGATCGCCACCGACCCGCCCGCCGCGCGCCAGCTGCTGCAGCGCCTGATCGGATTCCTGCGCATGTCGCTGGCCCACACCCGCGCCGAGCAATGCACGCTGCGGCAGGAGTTCGAGCTGCTGCGCAGCTACCTGGATATCCAGGGCATGCGCTTCGGCCAGCGGCTGTCGTATGACATCGACCTGCCGCGCGAGCTGGCCAAGGTCGAAATTCCGCCGATGCTGATCCAGCCGCTGGTGGAAAACGCGGTGACGCACGGTATCGAGCCTTGCATGATCGGCGGGCATATCCGCCTGTCGGCGCGCGCCGCCGGCGACGATGCGGTGCAGGTCATCATTGCCGATACCGGCGTGGGCTTTGGCCAGGCCTCGGGCAAGGGCTCGGGGCTGGGCATCACCCATGTGCGCGAGCGGCTGGCACGGATCTTCGGGGCCGCCGCCAGCATGCAGATGGAAGAAAACACGCCGCGCGGCGTGGTGGTGCGGCTGACGCTGCCGCTGGTGCGCCCGGTCGAGGCGCCGACCCTGACGCAGACGGTCACGCTGCCGGAGAGCATGCCGGTGTCGCCGGCGATCCAGCGGACCTGA
- a CDS encoding RBBP9/YdeN family alpha/beta hydrolase, which translates to MTQAIGPSAGPSSAAHGTRLEIPRHLQVLTVPGLHGSGPGHWQSRWEQRFPDWQRVEQHDWSRPSLPLWAERVSEGVMRAQRVASRGALLVAHSFGCLAALRQAALDPAGIAGALLVAPADPDKFGVASLLPTYRLPFPTIMVASRNDPWMPQRTAFSWGTLWGSELVDAGNLGHINSDSGLGDWDEGLALLGTLVQRIADACDAGAIEVTPAPWEAGVEVAPGAPYI; encoded by the coding sequence ATGACGCAAGCGATCGGGCCATCGGCAGGGCCATCATCGGCGGCGCACGGTACGCGCCTGGAAATCCCGCGGCACCTGCAGGTGCTGACCGTGCCGGGCCTGCATGGCAGCGGCCCGGGGCACTGGCAAAGCCGCTGGGAGCAGCGCTTCCCGGACTGGCAGCGCGTCGAGCAGCATGACTGGTCGCGTCCGAGCCTGCCGCTGTGGGCCGAGCGCGTCTCGGAAGGCGTGATGCGGGCGCAGCGCGTGGCCTCGCGTGGGGCGCTGCTGGTGGCGCACAGCTTTGGCTGCCTGGCGGCCCTGCGGCAGGCGGCGCTGGACCCGGCCGGTATCGCCGGCGCGCTGCTGGTGGCGCCGGCCGATCCCGACAAGTTTGGCGTCGCCAGCCTGCTGCCGACCTACCGCCTGCCGTTCCCCACCATCATGGTCGCCAGCCGCAACGATCCCTGGATGCCGCAGCGCACCGCCTTCAGCTGGGGCACGCTGTGGGGCAGCGAACTGGTCGATGCCGGCAACCTGGGGCATATCAATTCCGATTCCGGCCTGGGCGACTGGGACGAGGGCCTGGCGTTGCTGGGTACGCTGGTGCAACGTATCGCTGACGCATGTGATGCCGGAGCCATTGAAGTGACGCCTGCGCCATGGGAAGCCGGCGTGGAAGTGGCGCCGGGCGCTCCATATATCTAA